A genomic segment from Endomicrobiales bacterium encodes:
- a CDS encoding site-specific DNA-methyltransferase, producing MHTSLFNRNNKDTNENTSHYLMNSKKVLKEKECLRDKFLDKIICGDTVKIMKQMPDESVDLIITSPPYNLKNSTGNGMKCGRGGKWANAALQNGYTHHADCMPHEEYVKWQKDCLNEMMRLISETGAIFYNHKWRVQGGLLQDRHDIVSGFPVRQIIIWKRKGGLNFNAGYFLPTYEVIYLIAKPKFKLVQKANAYGDVWEFTQEMNNDHPAAFPVNLIDRIVSSTDAKVILDPFMGSGTTAISAINFKRNYIGIDISPEYCEMAIERVKKHQAQTKLW from the coding sequence ATGCATACAAGTCTTTTTAACAGAAACAATAAAGATACTAACGAAAATACTAGTCACTATCTGATGAATTCAAAGAAAGTTCTGAAAGAAAAAGAATGTCTCAGAGATAAATTTCTAGACAAAATAATATGCGGTGATACTGTTAAGATTATGAAGCAGATGCCAGATGAATCGGTTGATTTAATAATTACATCTCCACCATATAATCTTAAAAATTCAACAGGCAACGGTATGAAATGTGGTCGCGGTGGAAAATGGGCGAATGCCGCATTGCAAAATGGCTACACACACCATGCCGACTGCATGCCTCACGAAGAATATGTAAAATGGCAGAAAGATTGTTTGAATGAGATGATGAGATTAATATCGGAAACGGGAGCAATCTTTTATAATCACAAATGGCGCGTGCAGGGTGGTTTATTACAAGACCGCCATGATATTGTTAGTGGTTTCCCTGTGCGTCAAATTATTATTTGGAAACGAAAGGGTGGTCTAAATTTTAATGCAGGTTATTTTCTGCCAACATATGAAGTGATTTATTTAATTGCAAAACCAAAATTTAAGCTTGTACAAAAAGCGAATGCCTATGGTGATGTTTGGGAATTTACGCAAGAAATGAACAATGACCATCCAGCTGCATTCCCTGTAAATTTGATAGACAGAATTGTTTCATCCACTGATGCAAAGGTTATACTTGACCCATTTATGGGTTCAGGCACAACAGCAATATCGGCAATAAATTTTAAACGAAACTATATTGGTATTGATATTTCACCTGAATATTGCGAAATGGCAATTGAAAGGGTTAAAAAACATCAAGCCCAAACTAAACTTTGGTAA